Within Methyloterricola oryzae, the genomic segment ACGTAATGCCCCAGTACCTGACCGTGGTCGACCGCAGCCTGGCATTTGCCCAGGAATTGATACGCTCCGACGTGGGTGCGGACCGCATGGGCTGGAACGATGGCGCCGCCAACGCCATCGAGTTTGCCGAGGGCAGGAAGGAAGCCGATCTGCCGTCGGTGCTGCGCAAGCGCATGCGCCGCAAGCCGGCCATGCTGCCCACCCACGGCTGGCCGGAACAGAAAGAACCCAGCGACCCGCAGCGGCGATACAGCCGGGTACGCTCCGATCACCGGCCCGACTGGTCATGGTGCCTGAGCCCCGTGTTCGACCTGCGTCCCGACGCCGAGCGGCCGGAGGCGATGCGTCCAAAGGGCATCGACACGACGCCGGACATCGCCAAGCAGATCAAGGCCGGCGCTGATCCCGCCCAGGCCTATCGGCGCATCGCCGCCCGCCATCAGGCGCAGTTGGACAAGCTGGGTAATGCCCGTCAGCTCCTGTTCCGCAGCAATATTGCCCTGGTGCGCTTTGAGCGGGTGGACGGCAAACTCTGGGCCGTCCAGGAGCTTTACAGCGTGGTCCCCGACCCCTCGGCCAATCCAGTGACGAATCCGCCCTTTAAGGAAGAGGGCGTCCTGGATTTCGGCAAACTGCCCAAACCCCAATGCCTGGTGCTGCAACGGGCATCCCTGGACCCGCTTGCTGACGAGCAGCGCCCCGAGGCCAAGCCCCTGAAAAGCGGGCTTGCCGAACCCGCCTGAGGACCTGCCCATGGCCAGCGAACTGAATTTCGTGCAGGGACTGCTCAGTGGAGCAACCGACTTTACCGGCTGGGCCGAAGAGGTCCTGGCCGATGCGGAGGCCCGCGAAGCCCTGCTGAAAGACCTGGGACTGGAAGGCATCGGCAGCAGTGTGGCGCCCCATGTGCCGGACGATCTGAAGCAGCGGCTCAAGGCCTTCGGCGAGCTCGATCATCCCCAGTTGACGGATTATCGGGAGGCCCTGCAGGACATGCACGCGGTTCTGGAGTGCTTCCGCGAGATGCTGCGGGTGGGCGAGTTGGACGACGTCGCCTTCCTGGAGGAAACCTTCGATTTCATGCTGAACGTGCTGGCCAGCAGCTATGCGCGGGACCGCGCGCCCAAGGTCTATTTCATCGCCCAGGTCATCCAGTTTGCCTTCGACAACCTGTCCCATTATGGCGAAGGCGATAATTCCTTCACCCGCGCCTTCTGGGGACTGGTCGGCCTGTTCGGCCACCTGCTGACGGGTCCTGGCGATGCCCACTGGGAACTTGTGACCGAAGAGGAAGCCGGCAACTGGTCTTTCGGGCTGCGCATCCTGGCGGGCCTGCTGGTTTTCTTCGACAAGCTCGGTCCCAAGATCGGCCTCGGCCGCGCCGGCGACCTGCCCACCATCGACGTGCTCTACGGCTGGGACAGCCTGCCTCAACTCTGGCCCAAGCCGGCAGACGCCAGCCAGCCACCGCGCAAGCCCATCGCCGACAGCGTGTCCGGCCGCATGCTCACGGTGCGGTTGTGGAACCAGTCCCGCGACGACCTGGCCAGCGCCGACGAAGCCGCCGCCGCGACCCTCAGCCTGGCCCTGGTGCCGCAAGACCAGGGGGGACGCGGCCTGTTCATCAGTCTCGGCGGCGACTACCGGACGATCTATCCCATCAACGACCGCTGGGAACTGGTGACGAAGCTGGATGGCCGCTCCAACCTGAGCGTTCTGCTCAGCGCCGACCACCCAAGCGACCTCGCCGGGCCTGACCTGAAGGACAACGCCATCGTGTTCGGCATCCGTTCGCGCCCAAAGCCGGACGGAACGCCACTGCTGGCCTTGCCGGATGCCGAAGGCACGCACCTGGCCATCGGACAATGGCTGAGCTTCGTGTCGGTTAACGGGGGCCAGTTTGAAATCCAGACCCTGTTCCAGGATTGCAGCTTGCAATTGGATACCTCCAAGCTCGACGGTTTCCTGTCCTCTCTGATCCCCGGCGGCACGCAGAAGACGGACTTCAGCTTCGGCGCAGGCTGGTCGACCCGGCGCGGCTTTTTCACCACCGGCCAGTTGCCGTCCCTGAGTCCAAAGACGTCCCCAGCCGGGCAGCCCAAGCCGCTGGCCCTGGCGAAAAGCGCAGCGCCAGTCCCGGAAGCCGATCCCTTCGACATGGCGCAACTGGAATCCCTCGCAGCCCGCCGCGATGGCCGCGGCGTGGAAATTCCGCTGCTGACCCGCAAATCCCTGCCAGGTCTCACGATCGACGAGACCGCCATCCGCATCCGCATGCGCGGCTCGTCGGAGGAGCCCGCCATCGCGGTGGCAGCCGAACTGTCGCTGACCGCCAGCATCGGCCCGGTCATCGTCCATGTGGAAGACCTCGGCCTCCAGTTCGACCTGGCGCGTTTCAAGGACACCTCGCGCGCCAATCTGCATTTCGCCCATCTGGACTTGGACCTGAGCACGCCCACGGCCATCGGCCTGCTGATCGATACCCCGCAGATTCGCGGTGGCGGCTTCCTGAAACTGGACGCGGACGCGCACCAGTACGCCGGGATGTTCGACCTCACCCTGTCGGACCTCACCACGGTCAAGGCCATCGGCCTGCTCAACACGCGCTTGCCGGACGGCTCTCGCGGTTACTCCCTGGTGGTCATCATCACGGCCCAGGGCTTCGCCCCCATTCAGCTGGGCATGGGCTTCACGCTGACCGGCATCGGCGGCCTGCTGGGCATCCATCGCAGCGCACGCACGGAACAACTGCGGGAGGGCATCCGCAACGGCACCCTGGGTTCCGTGCTGTTCCCGCAGGATCCCATCCGCCAGGCGGCACGCATCCTCAGCGACCTGGGAAGGGTCTTCCCGCCGGTGCGTGGCCGTCACGCCTTTGGCCCCATGGTGGAGATTTCCTGGGGCACGCCGCGCTTGCTGAGCCTGCAACTGGCAATCCTGCTGGAACTGCCGGAACCGGTCCGGTTGCTGGTGCTGGGTCGGCTGGCGGCGGACCTGCCCAGCGCGGATCATTCCCTGGTGCGGCTGCGCATGGACGCCATCGGCCTGGTCGATTTCCAACGGGACAGCGTCTCACTGGATGCCACCCTCTACGACTCCCGCATCCTCGATTTCGTCCTCACCGGCGACATGGCCCTGCGCGCCCAATGGGGCCGGCAGCCCACATTCCTGCTGGCGGTGGGCGGCTTCAACCCGCGCTTTCTGCCGCCGGCGGACTTCCCCAGACTGGGCAGGCTGGCACTGAGCCTGGGGGACACCGGGAGCCTGCGCCTGCGCTTCGAGGCCTACCTGGCGCTGACCTCCAACACGGTCCAGTTCGGTGCCGCGGTTGACCTGCGTTACCACGCGGGCAAACTGGAACTGGCCGGGCACCTGGGATTCGACGCCCTGTTCCAGTTCGAACCCTTCGCCTTCGTCGCCGACCTGGGCGCCATGGTGGTGGTGAAATACCGCGGCTACACCTTGCTCGGCATCAAGCTGGACATGACGGTCTCGGGTCCCGCGCCTTGGTTCGTGCGCGGCACGGCCCGCTTCAAGATCCTGTTCTTCAGCAAGTCGGTGGACTTCAGCCACCGTTTCGGCCATCAGGCTCCACCGCCTTTGCCCCCCGCCATCGACGTGCTGCCCCTGCTCGTGCAAGCCGCCGCCGACCGGCGCAACTGGAGCACAGCTCTGCCCGCTGGCGTCGCGTCCACCGTCAGTTTCGCGGTAGCCGCAGGCGAGGATGCGCGGGTCCACCCCCTGGCGGCGGTCAGCCTGCATCAGCGCGTGGTTCCACTTCGAACCCATATTTCCCGCTTCGGCAACTCCCCCTTGGCGGGTGGTCCGCAGCGATTCGACCTGGAAGCCCGCAGCGGCGCCGCCGAGCTGCGCCACAGCTATCGCCAAGACGCCTTCGCCCCCGCCCAGTTCAATGCCATGAGCGACGATGAAAAGCTCAGCAGCCCTGCCTTCGCCCAATACGACGCGGGGCTGGCCCTGGGCGATGGGGACGTGTCCTTTGGCGAGTTGTTCGCCGATGACGCCGGCTTTGACTATGAAACCCTGATCATTGACCCGTCCCGCCCCGCGGGCACGCCCGCCCCGAAAGAAAAAGGCTATGCCCTGTTGCAAGCCAACCTGGATGCCCTCATCGACCTGGGAGCCGCGGGACAGGCGGCGGCGAGGCGGCGTGCAGGACTATCGGCCGCGGCAGGTCCGGCCGGTCGAATGGCAGTCAGGCGCTGAGGAGAACCCCATGGCTGAGCAAGCAAAGGCGCGATTTCTCACCTATTCCTGGCTGCGCCAGGGTTTGTTGGCCGGTCTCGGAAACGACCAGGCCCTGGTGCTCAAGCGCGACCACCTGAGCCTGCCCCTGACGGTCTCGGTCAATGCTCAGGCCACCTCGGTCAACCTGGATCTCTATGGTCCGGGCGATGTCACCGGCATCGATCGCAGCGAGATCATCCGCATCGAGCCGGCTGTCGGGAACGGCGGCTTCGAACCCAACCTGTTTCCGCTGATCGAGTTCGACCGGCCTGATTTTCCCTGGCTGTTCACGCCCGCGGCGGCGGGGGCCGGTAGCACTCTGTCGCCCTGGCTTTGCCTGGTCGCCATACCCCAGGCGCGAGCGCGCCTCGCCGTCGGCGGCGAACAGCTCCTGCCCAGGCTCACGTGCCCGCGCGGCGAACTGCCCGATCTGCGGGAAGCCTGGGCCTGGGCCCACGCCCAGGTCACGCCGGCGGCCGCCAGTTCCGATGTGCCCGGCGCCAGCGAGCTGAGCGCCATCCTTGCCAGCCAGCCCCAGCGCAATCTGTCCCGCCTCATCTGCCCCCGGCGCCTGCAAGCGGAGACCGGGTATCTGGCCTGCCTGGTGCCCGTCTACGAATGCGGGCGCAGGAGCGGTCTGGGCCTGCCGCCGGTGGACGACCAGGCCGATCCGCTGGCCCACGCCTGGACTTTCGACTCAAGGGACCCGAGTGAGGTGGAACTGCCGGTTTACTTCCACTGGTACTTCAACACCGGATCGAAAGGCGATTTCGAGCTATTAGCCAGCCAGCTCAAACCGCTGGATGCGTCGCCGAGCTTGGGCGTGCAGCCCATCGATGTGAGCGCGCCGGGCTGGGGCATGCCGTCCAGCACGGCGCAGCCGGTCTTGGACTTCCAGGGTCCTTTGCTGGCCGACGGCGCCATCGAAGGCCGCGGTCCCGCGCCTTCCTTGCAGGAAGCCTTGCGCGCACTGCTCAACCTCAATGCGGACGCCGGCGCTGCGCCAACCCTCACCCCTCCCCTTTACGGCCAGCATTACCTTGGGCTGCATGCGGTGCCCGCGCTCAGCGACCCGCCCGGCTGGTTTGCCGAGTTGAACCTGGACCCGCGCTACCGGGCCGCCGCCGGCCTGGGCGCGGATGTGATACGCCGTGAGCAGGACAGGCTGGTGGCAGAAGCCTGGGAACAGCTGGCCGCCCATTATCAGCGCACGGGCAATGCCACACTGGCGGGTTCCGGAGCACAGCCTGAATCCCTCGCGCAGACTCTCGCCCGGCCACGGCCCCTGGAGCGCATCCAACGCGCGCGCCTGGCGGCTGAGCTGAGCGAAAGCCTGAAGCACCGTCAGCTGTCCGGCGTGAACGCAGCGCGCATGTTGCAGCTGACCGGGATGCAGCCAGAGGAAAAGGGATTCGCGCCGCCCGAGACGTTCTCCCGGCTCCTGACGGACAGCCAGTCCGCGGCTTTCCGCCGGCTGACCCGGAGCGGAGGCCCTCTATCGGGGCGCTTGCGGCGCCTGGGTCAGGCATCTCCGGGGCAGGCCTATTTATACGACGGCCCGGCGAATCCGCAGGAGCCGGCGATGGCTCTGCAGGTGAGGGCGCAATTTCGTGCGCTGGATGCCCGCGGCAGCCTCCTGCGCGAGCGCATAAAGCCAGGCGACGGGGTACGCGCGTCCCTGGAAAAAGAACACCTGGCGGCGGACAGCGTGGAGTCGCCGGGCTTCGCACCGCGTTTCGAGCGCCCCATGTACGAGACCTTGCGCACGGCCCACCGTGACCTACTCCTGCCCGGCTTTCAAAGCGTGGCCAACGAATCCGTCACTCTGCTGCAGGCCAACCAGCGCTTCATCGATGCCTATATGGCCGGACTCAACCACGAAATGGGCCGCGAACTGCTTTGGCGCGGTTATCCTTCGCCGGCCGATGCCACCTTCTTCACCCGTTTCTGGGACCGCACGGGCTGCATGGGCGCGACGGCGGACGATATCCAGCCCTTGGCGGACTGGCATTTGGCGAGCCGCCTGGGTGATCACGGCACCGGCAGCAGTTCGGCGCCCCTGGTTCTTCTGGTTCGCGGAGAACTCATGCGGCGCTATCCGCGCGCCCTGGTCTATGCGGTCCAGGCGGGCAAGGACCCTTTAACTCAGGAGCGCAGACCCCTAGGCCCAGAAGCATGGCCCAGTTTCCGCGCCAGCCTGGATGTGGATCAACTGCTGTTCGGCTTCGACCTGAAAGCCAGCCAGGTCAGCGGCGGCGGGCCAAGCTCCGCCGATTTGGGCTGGTTCTTCATCATTCAGGAACAACCCACCGAGCCCCGCTTCGGGCTGGACGAAGCCGCCCCCGGGCCCCACGGGAAGTTCACCGCGGCCCAAGCGAGCTGGCGAAACCTGTCCTGGGCCCATCTCGACGCGGAGCCGGCCGACGGCCGTCCACGGCCTTACCTGTGGCTGGAGACGAGCTTCAAGGACTTGCTCCTGGAGCGCGCCCAATGGGGCAAGAGCTCCGCGGCAATGGCCTTCATCGTCCGCCAGAAGCCATTTCGGGTCGCCATCCACGGCAGCGTCTGGGTGCCGCCTCCCGCTTAGACTCAGGAGCGAAAGCATGTCGTACCTCAATTCCGAGCGAACTCGGTTCCAGCAGCAAAAGCAGGCAGCCGAGGCCCGCATCGCCGCCCTTCAGCCGCAATTGAGCCAATTGGAGCAATTGCGCCAGCAAAGGTCCGCCCTGAACCCTGCCTTGCAACAGGCGCAGGCGGCGGTTGCCCAGAGTCAGGGCGACTTTGACGCCAAACAGCAGCAGGTGGCGGACATCGAGCAGTCCATCCTGGATGCCCAGGAACCGGATCAGGAACTCCCCCGCCGCGGCGGCATCCCGATACGCCGGATTTCGCCCGTCCTGCAGGAACTGAAGCGCAAGCTAGTACAGGCCAAGGCGGAAGCCAATGCGGCCAAGGTCCGGCTCGATCAGGCCCGGGCGCAACTGGCGAGCGTGCAGGCGGAAGCGCAGCGGCTCGACGGTTTGATCGCAGGGATCATCAACTCGGGCCTCGATTCGCAGCTGAAGCTGGCTCAGGACGACTCTGCCCTGGCTGGCAGCCAGTTGGCGGCACTGGAGGCCGATCTGGCCCTGTTGATGCAGGATCCCCTGGACCGCCCTGCGCTGGAGCAGATCGCGGGGGTCTGGAGTGACAGGGCGGGAGAATTGGACCTGCGCATATTCGACCTCGAGGCACAGGTGTATGAGATGACACGCGCCCGGGCCGCCCTGGTCGCCGAAGCCACCGCCGTTCAGGCCAGCCTCGCCAGCGCCATGGAGGAGTTCAATTCGGCCAGCGCAGCGCTTGCGGATGCCGAATCGGCCTATCAGGAACTTCAGAATGAGCTGAACAGTATCCCCGACGGAGGCGAAATTCCATGAGAAACATCGGTGAT encodes:
- a CDS encoding DUF6603 domain-containing protein: MASELNFVQGLLSGATDFTGWAEEVLADAEAREALLKDLGLEGIGSSVAPHVPDDLKQRLKAFGELDHPQLTDYREALQDMHAVLECFREMLRVGELDDVAFLEETFDFMLNVLASSYARDRAPKVYFIAQVIQFAFDNLSHYGEGDNSFTRAFWGLVGLFGHLLTGPGDAHWELVTEEEAGNWSFGLRILAGLLVFFDKLGPKIGLGRAGDLPTIDVLYGWDSLPQLWPKPADASQPPRKPIADSVSGRMLTVRLWNQSRDDLASADEAAAATLSLALVPQDQGGRGLFISLGGDYRTIYPINDRWELVTKLDGRSNLSVLLSADHPSDLAGPDLKDNAIVFGIRSRPKPDGTPLLALPDAEGTHLAIGQWLSFVSVNGGQFEIQTLFQDCSLQLDTSKLDGFLSSLIPGGTQKTDFSFGAGWSTRRGFFTTGQLPSLSPKTSPAGQPKPLALAKSAAPVPEADPFDMAQLESLAARRDGRGVEIPLLTRKSLPGLTIDETAIRIRMRGSSEEPAIAVAAELSLTASIGPVIVHVEDLGLQFDLARFKDTSRANLHFAHLDLDLSTPTAIGLLIDTPQIRGGGFLKLDADAHQYAGMFDLTLSDLTTVKAIGLLNTRLPDGSRGYSLVVIITAQGFAPIQLGMGFTLTGIGGLLGIHRSARTEQLREGIRNGTLGSVLFPQDPIRQAARILSDLGRVFPPVRGRHAFGPMVEISWGTPRLLSLQLAILLELPEPVRLLVLGRLAADLPSADHSLVRLRMDAIGLVDFQRDSVSLDATLYDSRILDFVLTGDMALRAQWGRQPTFLLAVGGFNPRFLPPADFPRLGRLALSLGDTGSLRLRFEAYLALTSNTVQFGAAVDLRYHAGKLELAGHLGFDALFQFEPFAFVADLGAMVVVKYRGYTLLGIKLDMTVSGPAPWFVRGTARFKILFFSKSVDFSHRFGHQAPPPLPPAIDVLPLLVQAAADRRNWSTALPAGVASTVSFAVAAGEDARVHPLAAVSLHQRVVPLRTHISRFGNSPLAGGPQRFDLEARSGAAELRHSYRQDAFAPAQFNAMSDDEKLSSPAFAQYDAGLALGDGDVSFGELFADDAGFDYETLIIDPSRPAGTPAPKEKGYALLQANLDALIDLGAAGQAAARRRAGLSAAAGPAGRMAVRR